In a genomic window of Diabrotica undecimpunctata isolate CICGRU chromosome 2, icDiaUnde3, whole genome shotgun sequence:
- the LOC140433122 gene encoding uncharacterized protein: MDQLTVLKRKRGIFKAQITKFDSFISSFTHDKIVELQVRVDKCKEWWNDFDQIQSEIDLLDTSEEQLQERLDFQDAYFKLIASAEIILKNEVNLNETIANSGHNTSLDRNSLKNVRLPPLEVPTFNGCYQHWLEFRDSFTSMVIENSDLNDVDKLHYLKRALIGDAQDELEQLKTTSKNFTIAWQLLSETYEKKKLIARGHIEAIYEYPKITQVNSLELKKLSGCIKRNLKSLGMLGYPVEHWDVLLLCTIEKKLDYYTNKEWQEKGPVNEFSTIQEFLAFIDHKVQHLQNSERDKQDIEQISKETKKRVQKMTLSKSFIATSKQCALCNLPHYFYSCKKFHNLSVSARRQEVTKSKACWNCLKDGHLVQHCTWGGCKLCGKRHNTLLHMDGKFINNSHLQTNATQLNGSKVESQICGISTQKETHTQGNGISNQGKEVHIQGQGAFHNNSMEGTSQSNFLGQTGFLESHSGDIGQTCFLESHSGDIGQDSINFLNHSKQGISYRLKTDILLSTALVYMQDKYGILHECRVLLDSGSQSNFISRSFFEKLQLRADKVHIPVKGLGQGITNISQALNGTLLSKFSNYQTNAFLLVIDKISDNLPTSDLNLDFINIPKNIVLADETFGVSKQIDVLLGASVFWQLLCVGQIKLGKDQPILQKTKLGWVISGPVSQSIKVSNNSVEYIQLGHMSKVEDKTDFNSETPNYYLPRHGVLKETSLTTKLRVVFDGSARTDSGLSLNDVLMVGPKLQDDLMCILLRFRKHNVVIASDIEKMYRQVFVCKTQQKLQQILWRFSDEQPIETYKLKTLTYGTAPAAFLAIRSLQQLAHENQLNLPLASQVILKDFYVDDLLTGGSSIEEVKSLKDELNNILCTAGFSLRKWVSNKPEIFDEDIQIKGDIEHYLADDVTTKTLGLYWNSKIDSLQYKINFSNYTKVSKRTVLSLVSQIFDPLGLVGPVIIKAKLIMQSLWQLKLNWDESLPLDLHTAWNQFRESIADLEKTHISRQVLCSNPINRQLHCFSDASESAYGAALYIRSLDQGGSCLVHLLCAKSRVAPLKTISLPRLELCGALLAAKLASAVIATIGVSFDEVHFWSDSMITLHWILGEPSQWKTFVGNRVSEIQRLSNGYSWHHVDSHDNPADIITRGYEPKLLNTSKLWWNGPPWLASHKLSWPTKALSNSHISIIPDQKDYYELVDVFKSQNCLLTRSIQSYSRTVMY, translated from the exons ATGGATCAGTTAACAGTTTTAAAAAGAAAGCGTGGTATCTTTAAGGCACAAATTACAAAATTTGATTCATTTATAAGCAGTTTTACTCACGATAAAATAGTAGAATTACAAGTTAGGGTTGACAAATGCAAAGAATGGTGGAATGATTTTGATCAAATACAAAGTGAAATTGACTTATTAGACACATCAGAGGAACAATTACAAGAAAGGTTAGATTTTCAGGATGCATATTTTAAACTAATAGCCTCTGcagaaattatattaaagaatGAAGTTAATTTAAACGAGACTATAGCAAACTCAGGTCACAATACTAGTTTAGATCGAAATAGCTTAAAAAATGTACGGTTACCACCACTGGAGGTTCCAACTTTTAATGGTTGTTATCAACATTGGTTAGAATTTAGAGATAGTTTTACTAGTATGGTCATAGAAAATTCTGATTTAAATGATGTTGACAAGCTTCACTATTTAAAAAGGGCTTTGATAGGGGATGCCCAGGATGAACTGGAGCAGCTAAAAACTACTAGCAAAAATTTTACTATTGCATGGCAACTTTTATCTGAaacatatgaaaagaaaaaacttattgCACGTGGTCATATTGAAGCTATATATGAATATCCAAAAATAACTCAGGTAAATAGTTTAGAATTAAAGAAATTGTCAGGTTgtataaaaagaaatttaaagtcaCTAGGTATGTTAGGTTATCCAGTTGAACATTGGGATGTTCTTTTACTTTGTACCATAGAGAAAAAGCTTGATTATTACACAAATAAGGAATGGCAAGAAAAGGGTCCAGTTAACGAATTTTCTACGATACAGGAATTCTTAGCATTTATAGATCATAAAGTACAACACTTACAAAATTCAGAAAGGGATAAACAAGATATAGAGCAAATatcaaaggaaacaaaaaaaagggtGCAAAAAATGACATTATCAAAGTCATTCATTGCAACGTCCAAACAATGTGCACTTTGTAATTTACCGCACTATTTTTATTCATgtaaaaaatttcataatttatcaGTGTCAGCTAGAAGACAAGAGGTAACAAAATCAAAAGCATGTTGGAACTGTCTAAAGGATGGACACTTAGTACAACATTGTACATGGGGAGGTTGTAAACTTTGTGGAAAACGACACAATACTCTTTTACATATGGATggtaaatttataaacaattctcaTTTACAAACAAATGCAACTCAACTCAACGGATCAAAGGTTGAATCACAAATTTGTGGTATATCTACCCAGAAAGAAACACACACACAGGGAAATGGCATATCTAATCAGGGAAAGGAAGTACATATTCAGGGACAAGGTGCATTCCATAATAATTCAATGGAAGGTACATCTCAATCAAACTTTTTGGGTCAGACAGGTTTTTTGGAATCACATTCGGGTGATATAGGTCAGACATGTTTTTTAGAATCACATTCGGGTGATATAGGTCaggattcaattaattttttaaatcattctaAGCAAGGTATATCATACAGattaaaaactgatattttaCTTTCAACGGCCTTAGTATATATGCAAGACAAATATGGAATTTTGCATGAATGTAGAGTTTTATTGGACTCAGGTTCACAGTCAAATTTTATATcacgttcattttttgaaaaattacaattACGGGCAGATAAGGTACACATTCCGGTTAAAGGTTTAGGTCAAGGTATAACAAACATTTCTCAGGCATTAAATGGGACACTTTTATCAAAGTTTAGCAATTATCAAACAAATGCATTTTTATTGGTAATTGATAAAATTTCTGACAATTTACCAACTTCGGATTTAAACTTGGATTTtataaatattcctaaaaacATTGTACTTGCAGATGAAACATTTGGGGTTTCAAAACAAATTGATGTATTACTGGGAGCATCAGTTTTTTGGCAATTATTATGTGTGGGTCAGATAAAACTTGGCAAAGATCAACCAATTCTCCAAAAAACTAAGTTGGGATGGGTTATTTCAGGGCCAGTTAGTCAATCAATTAAGGTTAGCAACAATTCAGTG GAATATATCCAGTTGGGTCACATGTCAAAGGTTGAAGATAAAACTGATTTCAATTCAGAAACACCCAACTACTATCTTCCACGTCATGGAGTTTTAAAAGAAACGTCTTTAACTACAAAATTAAGGGTAGTGTTTGATGGGTCAGCTAGAACTGACAGTGGTTTGTCATTAAATGATGTTCTAATGGTCGGACCAAAATTACAAGATGATTTAATGTGCATTCTTCTTCGTTTTCGAAAACATAATGTAGTTATAGCTTCAGACATCGAAAAGATGTATCGACAGGTTTTTGTTTGCAAAACTCAGCAAAAACTACAACAAATATTATGGAGGTTTTCGGATGAGCAACCAATTGAGACATACAAGCTGAAAACGCTAACATATGGGACCGCTCCAGCAGCATTTTTGGCTATAAGAAGCTTACAACAATTAGCTCATGAGAATCAATTGAACCTGCCTCTAGCTTCCCAGgtgattttaaaggatttttatgtTGATGATTTGCTTACAGGAGGGAGTTCAATTGAAGAAGTAAAATCATTAAAGgatgaattaaataatattttgtgcaCAGCAGGATTTTCACTTAGAAAATGGGTATCAAACAAACCTGAAATTTTTGATGAGGATATTCAAATAAAGGGAGACATTGAACATTATCTTGCAGATGATGTTACAACAAAAACATTAGGGCTTTATTGGAACTCAAAGATAGATTCGCTtcaatataaaatcaatttttctaATTACACAAAGGTTAGCAAAAGAACAGTTCTGTCTTTAGTTTCACAGATATTTGATCCTCTTGGACTAGTAGGGCCAGTTATAATTAAAGCTAAATTAATAATGCAATCACTAtggcaattaaaattaaattgggaTGAGTCTTTACCTTTAGATTTACACACAGCTTGGAACCAGTTTAGGGAATCAATTGCAGATTTGGAGAAAACTCACATTAGCAGGCAAGTTTTGTGTTCTAATCCAATTAATAGACAATTACATTGTTTCAGTGACGCTTCAGAGTCTGCTTATGGAGCAGCACTCTACATTCGGTCACTGGATCAAGGTGGTTCTTGCTTAGTTCATTTATTATGTGCGAAATCAAGGGTAGCACCCTTAAAAACAATATCTTTGCCTAGATTGGAATTGTGTGGTGCTTTATTGGCTGCCAAATTGGCATCGGCGGTTATCGCAACAATAGGTGTTAGCTTTGATGAGGTACATTTTTGGTCTGATTCAATGATAACTCTTCATTGGATTTTGGGTGAACCGTCACAATGGAAAACCTTCGTTGGAAATAGGGTGTCGGAAATACAAAGGCTTTCTAATGGATATAGCTGGCATCATGTTGACTCGCATGATAACCCAGCCGACATAATTACGCGCGGATATGAACCAAAGTTATTAAACACTTCAAAATTGTGGTGGAATGGGCCACCATGGTTAGCTTCTCATAAATTGTCTTGGCCTACTAAGGCTTTGTCAAATTCACACATTTCTATCATACCTGACCAGAAG GACTATTACGAGTTGGTGGACGTCTTCAAAAGTCAGAATTGTCTTTTGACCAGAAGCATCCAATCATACTCCCGAACGGTCATGTATTAA